One window of the Halobacillus litoralis genome contains the following:
- the minC gene encoding septum site-determining protein MinC translates to MAANGQKIMIKGTRDGLTLRLDDQCSFDSIIKELQEMLAQNGITDEQPMIRVTIQLGKRYLTEDQKEELASVVREKQKLVVDRIESEVLTKDEALEWKENTEITPVAKTIRSGQLVEVRGDLLLIGDVNPGGQVNATGNIFIMGSLRGIAHAGYEGDKKAVVAASYMQPSQLRIADQLSRSPDYESEGVYMECGFIDDTHEKIRIERLQEVVKIRPDLVSFERRMING, encoded by the coding sequence ATGGCGGCAAATGGTCAGAAAATCATGATAAAGGGGACAAGGGATGGATTGACGTTGCGTTTAGACGATCAATGCTCTTTTGACTCCATAATAAAAGAGTTGCAAGAAATGTTGGCTCAGAATGGAATCACTGACGAACAACCGATGATTCGTGTAACGATTCAATTGGGGAAACGATACTTGACTGAAGACCAAAAAGAAGAGCTTGCTTCTGTTGTTCGTGAGAAGCAAAAGCTTGTGGTCGACCGTATTGAATCAGAGGTTCTTACTAAAGATGAGGCCTTGGAGTGGAAAGAAAATACGGAAATCACACCAGTGGCCAAAACCATAAGGTCAGGACAATTGGTAGAAGTGCGTGGCGATTTATTACTGATCGGTGATGTCAATCCTGGTGGGCAAGTGAATGCCACAGGTAATATCTTCATCATGGGCAGCTTGAGAGGGATTGCTCATGCAGGTTACGAAGGGGATAAAAAAGCTGTGGTGGCCGCATCTTACATGCAGCCGAGCCAGTTGAGGATTGCAGATCAATTGAGTCGTTCACCTGACTATGAGTCGGAAGGCGTCTATATGGAATGTGGATTCATAGATGACACACATGAGAAAATCCGAATTGAGCGCTTACAAGAAGTTGTAAAAATCAGACCGGATCTCGTCAGTTTTGAAAGGAGAATGATCAATGGGTGA
- the mreC gene encoding rod shape-determining protein MreC, whose amino-acid sequence MPSLFRRKRLMVVLVGFILLVALIGYSIRDRDSLSTPEKFLQDSVGWMQTIFHKPVSLVDNTIENIQDMFEVYEQNQVLKARLSEYKGVIQDNQRLKSENSELRETLEKTEGLSDYSPIQATVIARSSDRWFEQMTINKGEEHGIEKDMAVMTSDGLVGKVKSAGAFHSTVQLLSGFDRSNKISSWVVREGQDEAFGLIEGYDDETGQLLLEGIKLEEELKPGDTVISSGLGGVFPSNLRIGTVEEVTNDQFGLTKTAYVEPFADLFDINHVMVVDRAVETVEDKSPSEGDE is encoded by the coding sequence ATGCCTTCATTATTTCGTAGAAAAAGACTGATGGTTGTATTGGTAGGTTTTATTTTACTTGTTGCACTGATCGGCTATTCGATCCGTGATCGGGATTCGTTAAGCACTCCTGAGAAATTCCTGCAAGATTCAGTCGGTTGGATGCAGACGATCTTCCATAAGCCGGTAAGTCTTGTAGATAATACGATAGAAAATATTCAGGACATGTTCGAAGTCTATGAGCAGAATCAAGTATTGAAAGCCCGATTGTCTGAGTATAAGGGAGTCATACAAGATAATCAGCGCTTGAAAAGTGAAAATAGCGAATTACGTGAGACTTTAGAAAAAACGGAAGGTTTGAGCGACTATTCGCCGATTCAAGCTACAGTAATCGCCAGAAGTTCTGATCGATGGTTTGAGCAAATGACGATTAATAAAGGTGAAGAGCATGGCATTGAAAAAGATATGGCGGTTATGACGAGTGACGGACTGGTCGGTAAGGTTAAGTCTGCAGGCGCATTTCATTCTACTGTGCAGCTTTTAAGCGGCTTTGATCGTTCGAATAAAATTTCTTCATGGGTAGTCCGGGAAGGTCAGGATGAAGCATTCGGCTTGATTGAGGGTTACGACGATGAAACAGGACAACTTCTTTTGGAGGGCATCAAACTTGAAGAAGAACTTAAACCTGGAGACACAGTTATTTCTTCTGGATTGGGCGGAGTTTTTCCGAGTAACCTTCGAATCGGTACAGTCGAAGAAGTGACGAATGATCAGTTCGGCCTGACCAAAACGGCATATGTCGAGCCTTTTGCTGATTTGTTCGATATTAATCATGTGATGGTTGTTGATCGTGCTGTGGAAACAGTAGAAGACAAAAGTCCAAGTGAGGGCGATGAATAA
- the mreD gene encoding rod shape-determining protein MreD has protein sequence MSRYVIALICLFLLVMQGMAMSMLPANLVYSDLLITPHWVLIFLFIIAIFFDRDETYHAVWYGLAFGLLIDVVYTGVLGVYMVTYALVIYIIHGINKSLHANFIAASLLAIVGVALADTLLYVIYSFVQITSLSWGTYALLRLLPTLAANMIFFILLYPLVKERVHYWSEEINNA, from the coding sequence ATGAGTCGTTATGTAATTGCTCTGATTTGCTTGTTTCTTCTCGTCATGCAGGGGATGGCAATGAGCATGTTGCCAGCAAACCTAGTTTATTCTGATTTGTTGATCACACCTCACTGGGTATTGATTTTTCTTTTTATCATCGCTATATTTTTTGATAGAGATGAGACCTATCACGCGGTCTGGTATGGTCTTGCCTTCGGTTTACTGATTGATGTGGTCTACACAGGTGTGTTGGGGGTTTATATGGTGACCTATGCACTTGTTATCTATATCATTCATGGCATAAATAAATCGCTTCATGCGAATTTCATAGCGGCCTCTTTACTGGCCATTGTGGGAGTTGCGTTGGCAGATACGCTGTTATATGTCATTTATTCCTTTGTGCAAATTACTTCTTTGTCTTGGGGAACTTACGCTTTGTTAAGGTTATTACCGACCTTGGCAGCGAATATGATTTTTTTCATCCTGCTTTACCCATTAGTGAAGGAGCGCGTCCACTATTGGTCCGAGGAAATCAATAATGCTTAG